A single region of the Jatrophihabitans sp. GAS493 genome encodes:
- the guaB gene encoding IMP dehydrogenase, whose product MSTNPGFDGLPAKFAQLGLTYDDVLLLPGASDVIPSEVDTTTRITRNISARLPLLSSAMDTVTESRMAIAMARQGGVGVLHRNLSIEDQAAQVDLVKRSEAGMVSNPVTCPPTATIGDVEELCARYRISGTPVVDENGILLGIVTNRDTRFETDPSRPVLDVMTRMPLITAPVGVSKDEALRLLSTNKIEKLPIIDTDGRLTGLITVKDFTKIMEFPFATKDPHGRLVVGAAVGVGEESYKRAMTLVEAGVDFVVVDTAHGHSGGVLEMVARIKRETSVDVVGGNIATRAGAQALVDAGADGVKVGVGPGSICTTRVVAGVGAPQVTAIYEASLACRPAGVPVIGDGGLQYSGDIPKAIVAGADSVMLGSLLAGCEESPGELMFINGKQFKSYRGMGSLAAMQTRGDKKSYSKDRYGLQDVGSDDDLVPQGVEGQVPYRGPLASVAHQLVGGLQAGMGYAGATSIAELQENGQLIRITAAGLKESHPHDIQMTVEAPNYSRR is encoded by the coding sequence TTGTCCACAAATCCTGGTTTCGATGGCCTTCCGGCCAAGTTCGCCCAGCTCGGGCTCACCTATGACGACGTGCTGCTGCTGCCGGGGGCCTCGGATGTGATCCCCAGCGAGGTTGACACCACCACGCGCATCACGCGCAACATCAGCGCCCGGCTGCCGCTGCTCTCCTCGGCGATGGACACCGTCACCGAGTCGCGGATGGCGATCGCGATGGCCCGTCAGGGCGGCGTCGGGGTGCTGCACCGCAACCTCTCCATCGAGGATCAGGCCGCTCAGGTCGATCTGGTGAAGCGTTCCGAGGCCGGCATGGTCTCGAATCCGGTCACCTGCCCGCCCACCGCCACCATCGGTGACGTCGAGGAACTCTGCGCCCGGTACCGCATCTCCGGCACCCCGGTGGTCGACGAGAACGGCATCCTGCTCGGCATCGTCACCAATCGGGACACCCGCTTCGAGACCGACCCGTCCCGTCCGGTGCTCGACGTGATGACCCGGATGCCGCTCATCACCGCCCCGGTCGGGGTCAGCAAGGACGAGGCGCTGCGGCTGCTGTCGACAAACAAGATCGAGAAGCTGCCGATCATCGACACCGACGGCCGCCTCACCGGGCTGATAACCGTCAAGGACTTCACCAAGATCATGGAGTTCCCGTTCGCCACGAAGGACCCGCACGGTCGCCTGGTCGTCGGTGCCGCGGTCGGCGTCGGTGAAGAGTCCTACAAGCGCGCGATGACCCTGGTCGAGGCCGGCGTCGACTTCGTCGTGGTCGACACCGCCCACGGTCACTCGGGCGGAGTCCTGGAGATGGTGGCCCGGATCAAGCGGGAGACGTCCGTCGACGTGGTCGGCGGCAACATCGCCACCCGGGCCGGTGCCCAGGCCCTCGTCGATGCCGGCGCCGACGGCGTCAAGGTCGGGGTCGGGCCGGGTTCGATCTGCACCACCCGGGTCGTGGCCGGGGTCGGCGCACCGCAGGTCACCGCGATCTACGAGGCATCGCTGGCCTGCCGCCCGGCCGGGGTGCCGGTGATCGGTGACGGCGGGCTGCAGTACTCCGGAGACATCCCGAAGGCCATCGTGGCCGGAGCCGACAGCGTCATGCTCGGCTCGCTGCTGGCCGGCTGCGAGGAGTCGCCCGGTGAGCTGATGTTCATCAACGGCAAGCAGTTCAAGTCCTACCGGGGCATGGGGTCGCTGGCGGCCATGCAGACCCGCGGTGACAAGAAGTCCTACTCCAAGGATCGCTACGGGTTGCAGGACGTGGGCAGTGACGACGACCTGGTGCCGCAGGGTGTGGAGGGGCAGGTCCCCTACCGCGGCCCGCTCGCCTCGGTCGCCCACCAGCTCGTCGGCGGTCTGCAGGCCGGGATGGGTTACGCCGGGGCCACCAGCATCGCGGAGCTGCAGGAGAACGGGCAGCTCATCCGGATCACCGCCGCCGGGCTGAAGGAGTCGCACCCGCACGACATCCAGATGACCGTCGAGGCGCCGAACTACTCCCGGCGCTAG
- a CDS encoding GuaB3 family IMP dehydrogenase-related protein, translating to MPDTVEIGLGRSVRRGYHLDELALVPTRRTRGSAVVSTSWQIDAHTFELPFLAAPSDAVVSPSTAVEIERLGGLAVLDGEGLWTRHENPKAQYDAIAEAEQHSDLGDAYRAPVSPELLRRRIAELRASGVRVAVRLSPQHTVELAPHVLAEGVDLLVIQGTVISAEHVSGPNTDSTALNLKTFIAELDIPVIVGGVTNYQTALHLMRTGAAGVIIGYGAHTGSTTHDVLGIDVPMATAIVDAAAARRDYLDETGGRYVHLIAYGDIDTGADIAKALACGADAVMLGEALAGAQEAPGAGQYWDSTAAHPRLPRSAVVGVSVPTAAPSMQELVDGPTSDPFGERNLFGALRRVVGKCGYSSVKEFQKVELIVSTPR from the coding sequence ATGCCTGACACAGTTGAGATCGGCCTGGGACGCAGCGTTCGTCGGGGCTACCACCTGGACGAGCTAGCCCTCGTCCCGACGCGGCGGACCCGTGGCTCGGCCGTGGTCAGCACGAGTTGGCAGATCGACGCCCACACCTTCGAGCTGCCGTTTCTGGCTGCCCCGTCCGATGCCGTGGTGTCACCGTCGACAGCGGTGGAGATCGAGCGTCTGGGCGGTCTGGCCGTGCTCGACGGAGAGGGTCTCTGGACCCGGCATGAGAACCCGAAGGCGCAGTACGACGCCATCGCCGAGGCTGAGCAGCACAGCGATCTCGGCGACGCCTACCGCGCGCCCGTCTCGCCGGAGCTGCTGCGCCGCCGAATCGCGGAACTGCGAGCCTCCGGAGTACGGGTCGCCGTGCGGCTGTCGCCCCAGCACACCGTCGAGCTCGCCCCGCACGTACTGGCTGAGGGTGTCGACCTATTGGTGATCCAGGGCACGGTCATCTCGGCCGAGCACGTCTCCGGCCCCAACACCGATTCGACGGCGCTGAACCTGAAGACGTTCATCGCCGAACTCGACATCCCGGTCATCGTCGGCGGCGTGACCAATTACCAGACCGCGCTGCATCTGATGCGGACCGGAGCGGCCGGCGTCATCATCGGCTACGGCGCGCACACCGGGTCGACCACCCATGACGTGCTCGGCATCGATGTTCCGATGGCGACGGCGATCGTCGACGCGGCCGCGGCCCGCCGCGATTACCTGGACGAGACCGGTGGCCGGTACGTGCACCTCATCGCCTACGGCGACATCGACACCGGCGCTGACATCGCCAAGGCCCTGGCCTGCGGTGCCGACGCGGTGATGCTCGGCGAAGCTCTGGCCGGCGCGCAGGAGGCCCCCGGGGCGGGGCAGTACTGGGACTCCACGGCGGCCCATCCGCGGCTGCCGCGCTCAGCCGTCGTTGGTGTGAGCGTCCCGACCGCCGCGCCCAGCATGCAGGAACTCGTCGACGGCCCGACTTCGGATCCGTTCGGCGAGCGGAACCTCTTCGGCGCGCTGCGCCGGGTCGTCGGAAAGTGTGGCTACTCCTCGGTGAAGGAGTTCCAGAAGGTCGAGCTCATCGTCTCGACGCCCCGCTAA